In one bacterium genomic region, the following are encoded:
- a CDS encoding bifunctional riboflavin kinase/FAD synthetase, which translates to MPNVLVLSAPLPAANGAVVTIGNFDGVHLGHRQILARVRETARAAGAVAVALTFDPHPIKLLDAEKAPPLLYPHDEKVRLLEEAGADLVAVQPFTREVADMPARVWAASALADQLRARHVVVGYDFRFGQDASGDAAMLAGIGAARGFDVERVGPVIEGDAPVSSTRIRDLVAAGQMEEAARLLTRPFFVRGTVSRGHGRGRGLGVPTANIRTPWETIPRGGVYAAIAERGAHRYAAAVNIGTNPTFGDGRLSIEAHMLEHPDIDLYGETIAIHFLSRLRDETKYESTEELVEQMSRDIEMARDVAGKRIED; encoded by the coding sequence ATGCCTAACGTGCTCGTTCTTTCCGCGCCGCTGCCCGCCGCGAACGGGGCCGTGGTGACGATCGGCAATTTCGACGGCGTGCACCTTGGCCACCGGCAGATTCTTGCGCGCGTGCGTGAGACGGCGCGCGCCGCCGGCGCGGTCGCTGTGGCGCTGACGTTCGACCCGCACCCGATCAAATTGCTCGACGCGGAAAAAGCGCCGCCGCTTCTTTATCCGCACGACGAAAAAGTGCGTCTGCTGGAGGAGGCCGGCGCGGATCTTGTCGCCGTGCAGCCGTTCACGCGCGAGGTCGCGGACATGCCCGCCCGCGTATGGGCGGCTTCCGCGCTCGCGGATCAGCTTCGCGCGCGCCATGTCGTCGTCGGCTACGATTTCCGGTTCGGCCAGGACGCCTCCGGCGACGCGGCCATGCTCGCCGGGATCGGCGCGGCGCGCGGATTCGATGTGGAGCGCGTCGGGCCGGTGATCGAGGGCGACGCGCCGGTGTCGTCCACGCGCATCCGCGATCTGGTCGCCGCGGGCCAGATGGAAGAGGCGGCACGCCTTCTGACACGGCCCTTTTTCGTTCGCGGCACGGTGTCGCGCGGTCACGGGCGCGGGCGCGGGCTTGGCGTGCCGACCGCGAACATCCGGACTCCGTGGGAGACGATTCCGCGCGGCGGCGTATACGCGGCGATCGCGGAGCGCGGCGCGCACCGGTACGCGGCGGCGGTCAATATCGGCACGAACCCGACGTTCGGCGACGGGCGGCTTTCCATCGAGGCGCATATGCTCGAACATCCCGACATCGATCTGTATGGCGAGACGATCGCGATTCATTTTCTTTCGCGCCTTCGCGACGAGACGAAATATGAAAGCACCGAAGAACTGGTGGAACAAATGAGTCGGGACATTGAAATGGCGCGCGATGTGGCTGGGAAGAGGATCGAGGATTGA